The DNA region GGCTTTTGGTCCGGCCTTTTAATACGGAATTCTTTCGCCGTCGAAAATCCAGGAGGTGCGTCGTGAGCTACCGTGTCGAGCATGATTCCATCGGTGAGTTGAAGGTCCCCCAGGAGGCCCTTTGGGGCGTCCAGGCCGAACGGGCCGTCCAGAATTTCCCCATCAGCGGGATCAAGCCCCACAAGGTCTTCATCCAGGCGACGGTCCACATCAAGAAGGCGGCGGCCCGTTTCCACGCCAAGGTCGGCATGCTGGACAAAAAGAAGGCCGAGGCCATCGTGAAGGCGGCCGACGAGATCCTCGTGAAGGACCAGTGGTTGGACCATTTCGTGGTGGACGTCTATCAGGCGGGGGCCGGGACCAGCCACAACATGAACACCAACGAGGTGTTGGCCAACCGGGCCATCGAGATCCTGGGGGGCAAGCGCGGGGACTACAAGCTGATCCACCCGAACGATATGGTCAACATGGGCCAGTCCACCAATGACGTCATTCCCACGGCCATCCGCCTTTCAGGGCTTCTTTTGACCCGGGATTTCCTGCCGGTCCTCAAGAAGCTGGCGGCCACCTTCCGGCAGAAGGGGAAGGAATTCCGCAAGGTCTATAAGTCGGGCCGGACCCATCTTCAGGACGCGGCCCTGATGACCCTTGGGCAGGAGTTCAACGCCTATGGGGAGAACCTGGAGCGTCATGTCGGACGCATCGACCGCGCTTCCCAGGACCTGTTGGAACTAGGGATCGGAGGATCGGCGGTCGGGACCGGACTGAACACCCACAAGGATTACTGCAAGGGGATGGCCAAGCTCCTCTCCGAGCAGACCAAGCTCAAACTGACCCCCCATCCGAATCTCTTCGAGGCCATGCAGAGCATGTCGCCCTTCGTGTCCCTCTCGAACGCCTACCGGAACCTGGCCATCGACCTCACCCGGATCGCCAACGACTTCCGTCTCATGACCAGCGGGCCCGCCACCGGCTTCGGCGAGATCCTGCTGCCGGTCATGCAGCCCGGGTCCTCCATCATGCCGGGGAAGGTCAACCCGGTGATGGCGGAATGCCTGAACATGGTCAGTTACCAGGTCCTGGGTCATGACCACACGGTGGCCATGGCGGCCCAGGCGGGACAGATGGAACTCAATGTCATGATGCCGGTCCTGGCCTACAACCTGAACCAGGAGATCACCCTCCTGACGAATATGCTCCGGGCCTTCGACGAAAAATGCGTTTCGGGCGTGAAGGCGGAGGAGAAGCGTTGCCGCGGCTATGCCGACCAAAGCACCCA from bacterium includes:
- a CDS encoding aspartate ammonia-lyase produces the protein MSYRVEHDSIGELKVPQEALWGVQAERAVQNFPISGIKPHKVFIQATVHIKKAAARFHAKVGMLDKKKAEAIVKAADEILVKDQWLDHFVVDVYQAGAGTSHNMNTNEVLANRAIEILGGKRGDYKLIHPNDMVNMGQSTNDVIPTAIRLSGLLLTRDFLPVLKKLAATFRQKGKEFRKVYKSGRTHLQDAALMTLGQEFNAYGENLERHVGRIDRASQDLLELGIGGSAVGTGLNTHKDYCKGMAKLLSEQTKLKLTPHPNLFEAMQSMSPFVSLSNAYRNLAIDLTRIANDFRLMTSGPATGFGEILLPVMQPGSSIMPGKVNPVMAECLNMVSYQVLGHDHTVAMAAQAGQMELNVMMPVLAYNLNQEITLLTNMLRAFDEKCVSGVKAEEKRCRGYADQSTQVATALNPVIGYEKAAEVVKAALKEGKTVRQIVLEKGILTEEQYDKSIKLDKIVDPHGRDR